The following are from one region of the Sorghum bicolor cultivar BTx623 chromosome 2, Sorghum_bicolor_NCBIv3, whole genome shotgun sequence genome:
- the LOC8074408 gene encoding sodium/hydrogen exchanger 2 produces the protein MGLGVVAELVRLGVLSSTSDHSSVVSINLFVALLCACIVLGHLLEENRWVNESITALIIGLCTGVVILLTTKGKSSHILVFSEDFFFIYLLPPIIFNAGFQVKKKQFFRNFMTITLFGAVGTMISFFTISLGAIAIFSRMNIGTLDVGDFLAIGAIFSATDSVCTLQVLHQDETPLLYSLVFGEGVVNDATSVVLFNALQNFDLNHIDVTVVLNFLGNFCYLFLSSTLLGVFSGLLSAYIIKKLYIGRHSTDREVALMMLMAYLSYMLAELLDLSGILTVFFCGIVMSHYTWHNVTESSRVTTKHAFATLSFIAETFLFLYVGMDALDIEKWEFASDIPGKSIGISSILLGLVLVGRAAFVFPLSFLSNLTKKSPLEKITLRQQVVIWWAGLMRGAVSIALAYNKFTRSGHTQLHGNAIMITSTITVVLFSTMVFGMMTKPLIHLLLPASSNTAHSEPSSPKSLHSPLLTSMQGSDLEVPSAQIVRPSSLRMLLSKPTHTVHYYWRKFDDALMRPMFGGRGFVPFSPGSPTDHAGR, from the exons ATGGGGCTCGGCGTGGTGGCGGAGCTGGTGCGGCTGGGCGTGCTGAGCTCGACCTCGGACCACTCGTCGGTGGTGTCCATCAACCTGTTCGTCGCGCTGCTCTGCGCCTGCATCGTCCTCGGCCATCTCCTGGAGGAGAACCGCTGGGTCAACGAGTCCATCACCGCGCTCATCATC GGGTTGTGCACCGGCGTGGTGATCCTGCTGACCACCAAGGGGAAGAGCTCGCACATCCTCGTCTTCAGCGAggacttcttcttcatctacctCCTCCCTCCCATCATCTTCAATGCCGG GTTCCAGGTGAAGAAGAAACAATTCTTCCGGAATTTCATGACAATCACATTATTTGGTGCTGTAGGGACAATGATATCCTTCTTCACAATCTCTCTCG GTGCAATAGCGATATTCAGCAGAATGAACATTGGAACGTTAGATGTCGGGGATTTTCTCG CTATTGGAGCTATCTTTTCTGCAACAGATTCTGTCTGCACACTGCAG GTCCTCCATCAGGACGAGACGCCCCTTTTGTACAGTCTTGTGTTCGGTGAAGGAGTTGTGAACGATGCCACGTCCGTTGTGCTCTTCAACGCACTCCAGAACTTTGATCTTAACCACATCGATGTAACCGTTGTGCTGAACTTCTTGGGAAACTTCTGTTATTTATTCTTGTCAAGCACCTTACTTGGAGTGTTT TCTGGATTGCTCAGTGCCTACATAATTAAGAAGTTATATATAGGAAG GCATTCCACTGACCGTGAGGTTGCACTTATGATGCTCATGGCTTACCTCTCATATATGTTGGCCGAG TTGCTAGATCTGAGTGGTATTCTTACTGTATTCTTCTGCGGTATTGTGATGTCCCACTACACTTGGCATAATGTGACAGAGAGCTCAAGAGTTACAACCAA GCATGCCTTTGCAACTTTGTCCTTCATTGCTGAGACTTTTCTCTTCCTTTATGTTGGGATGGATGCCCTCGATATTGAGAAGTGGGAATTTGCCAGTGACAT CCCGGGCAAATCCATTGGCATAAGCTCGATTTTGTTAGGATTGGTTCTGGTCGGGAGAGCTGCATTTGTTTTCCCATTGTCGTTTTTGTCCAACTTGACAAAGAAGTCTCCATTGGAGAAAATAACATTGAGACAACAA GTTGTAATATGGTGGGCTGGACTGATGAGAGGCGCCGTGTCCATCGCTCTTGCTTACAACAAG TTCACAAGATCTGGACACACTCAGCTGCACGGCAATGCGATAATGATCACCAGCACAATCACTGTAGTCCTGTTTAGCACTATG GTGTTTGGGATGATGACGAAGCCATTGATCCACCTACTGCTCCCTGCCTCGAGCAACACGGCCCACTCCGAGCCGTCGTCACCCAAGTCCCTGCACTCCCCTCTCCTGACGAGCATGCAGGGCTCCGACCTCGAGGTGCCGTCTGCGCAGATTGTCAGGCCGTCCAGCCTCCGGATGCTCCTCAGCAAGCCGACCCACACGGTGCACTACTACTGGCGCAAGTTCGATGACGCGCTGATGCGGCCCATGTTTGGCGGCCGTGGGTTCGTGCCCTTCTCCCCCGGATCGCCCACTGATCATGCCGGACGGTGA
- the LOC8078513 gene encoding exocyst complex component SEC8 isoform X2, producing the protein MDYGLTSLLLKIRGKVSKVPARIENLMAEKQLYAAVQLHVQSVLILEREGLQAVGALQDVRSDLTKLRGVLFYKILEELHGHLYNNGEYSSATLSMVDSEEVLTNTAAGRLVNSMQPLSRRTRSIKGDNHIGGPVDGFPKVSSVDGGSSFDGPDDNSLDMSESDGHTRKDSKSFSREIPIFLSCATPDEFLESMIKADAPLNVKYLRTLVQCLSMLGKVAAAGAVICQRVRPTIHDVITSKIKAYSEEASKSSIDKAAKMYDVLHSNGPIPQFQMLKQKTKSGASVMAAQLVVSPISPAMAPTGDAQRAATQLLKSIFECLVEILENHIIVGELLEQKSTEVDNVNTPHIANGDASWNPDSESSQATGGFSVAFSLSVVQSECQQLLCEILRATPEAATADAAVQTARLANKDPVKEKRDGSEGLSFAFRITDAATPVPNEGQGWRRNSNVPQEGYGTASVIPDQGIFLAASVYRPVFEFMNKIGLMLPQKYSQLGSDGLLAFVNNFLKEHFLPAIFVDYRKCVQQAISSPAAFRPRVNATLAYSSSVELGRPVLQGLLAVDIIAKEVLGWVQLMPNYATELVEYVRTFLERAHERCRASYMEAVLEKQSYILLSRNDVESLMRLEPANISLQNSTSEHDNNVTDAEAVEVEIELSDLLLDMCPIKQENLIHDDQKLILLASLSDSLEYLADSVERLGESFISPPTTSESINHSHGRHARSSSAIPKGLASLANEYRRLSIDCVRVLRLEMQLEAIYHMQEMTKREYVEDQDAEDPDDFIISLTTQIARRDEEMAPYITESKRNYVFGGISSVAANASIKALAQMKSINLLGVQQICRNSIALEQALAAIPSIDSEAVQQRLDRVRTFYELLNLPFESLLGFIAEHEYLFSAKEYLSVLKVNVPGREIPVDAERRISQILGH; encoded by the exons CTCTGCGACTTTAAGTATGGTTGACAGTGAGGAAGTACTGACTAATACAGCTGCTGGGCGCTTGGTAAATAGCATGCAACCTCTTTCAAGGAGAACTAGATCAATTAAAGGTGACAATCACATTGGTGGCCCAGTAGATGGGTTTCCAAAAGTTAGTTCTGTTGATGGAGG CTCTTCATTTGATGGCCCAGATGATAATAGCTTAGACATGAGTGAAAGTGATGGACACACTCGGAAGGATTCGAAAAGTTTTTCTCGTGAAATCCCAATTTTTCTTTCCTGTGCTACACCAGATGAGTTTCTT GAATCAATGATAAAGGCAGATGCCCCCCTTAATGTGAAGTACCTGAGAACATTGGTACAATGCTTATCCATGCTTGGAAAGGTTGCAGCTGCAGGAGCTGTGATATG CCAACGAGTACGCCCTACAATCCATGATGTTATCACTTCAAAGATTAAAGCATATTCTGAAGAGGCTTCAAAATCCAGTATAGACAAAGCTGCAAAAATGTATGATGTGTTGCATTCAAATGGACCCATTCCCCAGTTCCAAATGCTCAAACAGAAAACAAAGAGTGGCGCATCTGTAATGGCAGCACAACTAGTTGTCAGTCCCATTTCGCCAGCTATGGCACCCACAGGAGATGCTCAGCGTGCAGCTACTCAACTTCTTAAATCAATATTTGAATGTCTTGTGGAGATACTTG AGAACCATATTATTGTTGGAGAGCTTCTTGAACAAAAATCGACAGAGGTTGATAACGTAAACACACCTCATATTGCAAATGGGGATGCAAGCTGGAATCCAGACTCCGAATCTTCCCAAGCTACTGGGGGTTTCAGTGTTGCATTCTCTCTATCAGTCGTGCAG AGTGAATGCCAGCAACTTCTGTGTGAAATTTTGCGGGCAACTCCAGAAGCTGCTACTGCTGATGCAGCTGTCCAGACAGCTAGGCTTGCAAATAAGGATCCAGTGAAGGAAAAGAG GGATGGATCTGAAGGCCTTTCTTTCGCTTTCCGCATTACTGATGCAGCAACCCCAGTGCCAAATGAAG GTCAAGGATGGCGAAGAAATTCCAATGTGCCTCAAGAAGGGTATGGAACAGCAAGTGTCATACCTGACCAAGGAATTTTCCTAGCTGCGTCTGTTTACCGTCCTGTCTTTGAG tttATGAATAAAATAGGGTTGATGTTGCCTCAGAAGTACTCGCAACTTGG GAGTGATGGGTTATTGGCTTTTGTGAATAACTTTCTGAAGGAGCACTTCTTGCCAGCAATATTTGTAGATTACCGAAAATGTGTTCAGCAGGCCATATCCA GCCCAGCAGCATTTAGACCACGTGTAAATGCAACCTTAGCGTATAGTTCATCGGTGGAACTTGGACGCCCTGTGCTTCAAGGGCTTCTTGCCGTTGATATAATAGCCAAAGAG GTTCTTGGATGGGTTCAATTGATGCCAAACTATGCGACTGAGCTCGTGGAGTATGTACGCACATTTTTAGAACGTGCTCATGAGAGATGTCGTGCATCATATATGGAG GCTGTCCTTGAAAAGCAAAGTTATATTCTCCTTTCAAGGAATGATGTTGAGAGTTTAATGCGCCTGGAACCAGCAAACATTTCTTTGCAAAATTCTACTAGTGAACATGATAACAATGTAACAGATGCAGAGGCAGTCGAAGTAGAGATTGAACTAAGTGATCTCTTATTAGATATGTGCCCAATAAAACAG GAAAACTTGATCCATGATGACCAGAAACTGATATTGTTGGCTTCTCTTAGTGACTCATTGGAATATTTAGCTGATTCAGTTGAAAG GCTTGGGGAATCATTCATAAGTCCACCAACCACTTCAGAGAGCATAAATCACAGCCATGGTCGACATGCCCGCTCATCTAGTGCAATTCCAAAAGGTCTTGCATCTCTGGCTAATGAGTACAGAAGGCTATCTATTGATTGTGTTAGAGTATTGAGATTGGAAATGCAACTAGAGGCGATATACCACATGCAG GAAATGACCAAAAGAGAATACGTCGAAGATCAAGATGCTGAAGATCCTGATGACTTCATTATCTCCCTTACAACTCAG ATTGCACGACGGGATGAAGAAATGGCTCCTTATATCACGGAATCAAAAAGGAATTACGTATTTGGTGGGATTTCCAGTGTTGCTGCTAATGCATCAATAAAG GCACTTGCTCAAATGAAGTCAATCAACTTGTTAGGAGTCCAGCAAATATGCAGGAATTCGATAGCTCTAGAACAG GCTCTTGCAGCCATACCTTCAATAGATAGTGAAGCAGTCCAACAGAGATTGGATCGCGTTCGAACGTTCTACGAGTTATTAAATTTGCCTTTTGAG TCTTTGCTTGGATTCATCGCAGAACATGAATATTTGTTTTCTGCTAAAGA ATACCTGAGTGTTCTAAAGGTCAATGTGCCGGGTAGAGAGATACCTGTGGATGCTGAACGACGCATCTCACAGATTTTGGGTCACTAG